A window from Streptomyces sp. NBC_00299 encodes these proteins:
- a CDS encoding MFS transporter: MSSTHDVRPSYAAVLRIPHARRTFAAALTGRLSYGIAPLSVMLAVTRSSGSYAVAGVVMALFSATSVFLSPARAALIDRHGPRRALVPMVAAHAVLLGLLAALLWRPGAASPFVLAVGAALAGACTPPLGPTMRAVWGRLAPDRALTQRAYSLDAVAEELLFVSGPLLVGVLAGFAPPAAGIVVGAALMVAGTAGFVSSPAVRAVPGGKREPGPDAAGRRVLRGLGRPVIAAAGVGLALGVVDLLVVAFAEGHGHGAGGAAWVLAALSAGSAVGGLLNGAVEWRASAGTRLSVQAAGLGLALGGAGLAQGLGTLAVAVAVAGVFVSPLITTAYLIADEAATPEARVQAGAWVNTAVNAGITGGAAVAGVLVGWLPAGVCFAATGAVMLVTAVAVARRGDAKRGTGHPVPLV; encoded by the coding sequence GTGTCTTCCACACACGACGTGCGGCCTTCGTATGCCGCCGTTCTCCGGATCCCCCACGCCCGCCGCACCTTCGCCGCAGCCCTGACCGGCAGGCTGTCGTACGGCATCGCCCCGCTGTCCGTGATGCTCGCCGTGACCCGGTCCTCCGGGTCGTACGCGGTGGCGGGCGTGGTGATGGCGCTGTTCTCGGCGACCAGCGTCTTCCTGTCGCCCGCGAGGGCGGCACTCATCGACCGGCACGGGCCGCGCAGGGCGCTCGTGCCGATGGTCGCGGCCCACGCCGTACTGCTCGGACTGCTGGCGGCGCTCCTCTGGCGTCCCGGTGCCGCCTCGCCGTTCGTCCTCGCCGTCGGCGCCGCCCTCGCCGGTGCCTGCACTCCGCCGCTCGGACCCACCATGCGGGCCGTGTGGGGGCGGCTGGCCCCGGACCGGGCGCTGACGCAGCGGGCCTACAGTCTCGACGCCGTCGCGGAGGAACTGCTCTTCGTCTCGGGGCCGTTGCTGGTGGGCGTGCTCGCAGGGTTCGCACCGCCGGCGGCCGGCATCGTCGTGGGCGCGGCGCTGATGGTGGCGGGGACGGCCGGGTTCGTGTCGTCGCCCGCGGTGCGTGCGGTGCCGGGCGGCAAGCGCGAACCGGGCCCGGACGCGGCCGGGCGGCGGGTGCTGCGCGGTCTGGGGCGGCCGGTGATCGCGGCCGCGGGGGTCGGCCTCGCCCTGGGCGTGGTCGACCTGCTGGTCGTGGCCTTCGCGGAGGGGCACGGTCACGGTGCCGGCGGCGCGGCCTGGGTGCTCGCCGCCCTGTCCGCCGGAAGTGCCGTCGGCGGGCTGCTCAACGGGGCCGTCGAGTGGCGGGCCTCAGCCGGCACCCGGCTGTCCGTGCAGGCGGCCGGCCTGGGGCTGGCGCTGGGCGGCGCCGGGCTGGCGCAGGGGCTCGGCACCCTGGCCGTGGCGGTCGCGGTCGCCGGTGTCTTCGTGTCCCCGCTGATCACCACCGCTTACCTCATCGCCGACGAGGCCGCCACGCCCGAGGCCCGGGTGCAGGCCGGGGCCTGGGTCAACACGGCCGTCAACGCGGGCATCACGGGCGGTGCCGCGGTGGCCGGCGTGCTGGTCGGATGGCTTCCGGCGGGGGTGTGCTTCGCGGCGACCGGTGCGGTGATGCTGGTGACGGCGGTGGCTGTGGCCCGGCGGGGGGACGCGAAAAGGGGTACGGGACATCCCGTACCCCTCGTGTGA
- a CDS encoding response regulator transcription factor, which yields MRLLIVEDEKRLALSLAKGLTAEGYAVDVVHDGREGLFRASEGSYDLVILDIMLPGMNGYRVCAALRGAGHDVPILMLTAKDGEYDEAEGLDTGADDYLTKPFSYVVLVARVKALLRRGGQGAGASPVHVHGDLKVDTAARRVFLGEDEVSLTTKEFSVLEQLVLRAGEVVSKAEILEHVWDFAYEGDPNIVEVYVSTLRRKLRAGLIKTVRGAGYRLEKER from the coding sequence ATGCGCCTGTTGATCGTGGAGGACGAAAAGCGGCTGGCCCTGTCGCTCGCCAAGGGCCTGACCGCCGAGGGGTACGCCGTGGACGTCGTCCACGACGGCCGGGAGGGGCTGTTCCGGGCCTCGGAGGGGTCGTACGACCTCGTGATCCTCGACATCATGCTGCCCGGTATGAACGGCTACCGCGTCTGCGCCGCCCTGCGCGGCGCCGGCCACGACGTGCCGATCCTGATGCTCACCGCCAAGGACGGCGAGTACGACGAGGCCGAGGGGCTGGACACCGGCGCCGACGACTACCTCACCAAGCCGTTCTCGTACGTCGTCCTCGTCGCCCGCGTCAAGGCACTGCTGCGGCGCGGGGGACAGGGCGCCGGGGCCTCGCCCGTGCACGTCCACGGCGACCTCAAGGTCGACACGGCCGCCCGCCGGGTCTTTCTCGGTGAGGACGAAGTGTCCCTCACGACCAAGGAGTTCTCGGTCCTGGAGCAGCTCGTGCTGCGGGCCGGCGAGGTGGTGTCCAAGGCCGAGATCCTGGAGCACGTCTGGGACTTCGCGTACGAGGGCGATCCGAACATCGTCGAGGTGTACGTCAGCACCCTGCGGCGCAAGCTGCGCGCCGGGCTCATCAAGACGGTCCGCGGCGCCGGATACCGGCTGGAGAAGGAACGATGA
- a CDS encoding acetyl-CoA C-acetyltransferase — protein MTGTNSSTSVIVAGARTPMGRLLGSLKSFSGADLGGFAIKAALDRAGIGGDQVQYVIMGQVLQAGAGQIPARQAAVKAGIPMSVPALTINKVCLSGLDAIALADQLIRAGEFDVIVAGGQESMTNAPHLLPKSREGFKYGAIEMLDAMAYDGLTDSFEGIAMGESTEKHNTRLGIQRPAQDEIAAQSHQRAAAAQKNGLFEAEITPVEIPQRKGDPVLFSKDEGIRGDTTAESLGKLRPAFSKDGTITAGSASQISDGAAAVVVMSKAKALELGLDWIAEIGAHGNVAGPDNSLQSQPSNAIQHALKKEGLEVADLDLIEINEAFAAVAVQSMKDLGVSSERVNVNGGAIALGHPIGMSGARLVLHLALELKRRGGGVGAAALCGGGGQGDALIVRVPKA, from the coding sequence ATGACTGGAACGAACAGCAGTACCTCGGTGATCGTCGCGGGCGCCCGTACGCCCATGGGACGGTTGCTGGGCTCGCTGAAGTCCTTCTCCGGAGCCGACCTCGGCGGATTCGCGATCAAGGCCGCCCTCGACCGTGCGGGGATCGGCGGCGACCAGGTGCAGTACGTGATCATGGGCCAGGTGCTCCAGGCCGGGGCGGGGCAGATCCCGGCGCGCCAGGCAGCGGTCAAGGCCGGCATCCCGATGAGCGTCCCGGCGCTCACCATCAACAAGGTGTGTCTGTCGGGCCTCGACGCGATCGCGCTCGCGGACCAGCTGATCCGCGCCGGCGAGTTCGACGTGATCGTCGCGGGCGGTCAGGAGTCCATGACCAACGCCCCCCACCTGCTGCCGAAGTCCCGCGAGGGCTTCAAGTACGGCGCGATCGAGATGCTCGACGCGATGGCGTACGACGGTCTGACCGACTCCTTCGAGGGCATCGCCATGGGCGAGTCCACGGAGAAGCACAACACCCGCCTCGGCATCCAGCGCCCCGCGCAGGACGAGATCGCCGCCCAGTCCCACCAGCGCGCCGCCGCCGCGCAGAAGAACGGCCTGTTCGAGGCCGAGATCACCCCGGTCGAGATCCCGCAGCGCAAGGGCGACCCGGTCCTCTTCAGCAAGGACGAGGGTATCCGCGGCGACACCACGGCGGAGTCCCTGGGCAAGCTGCGCCCCGCCTTCTCCAAGGACGGCACGATCACGGCGGGCTCGGCCTCGCAGATCTCCGACGGCGCCGCCGCGGTCGTCGTCATGAGCAAGGCCAAGGCGCTGGAGCTCGGCCTGGACTGGATCGCCGAGATCGGCGCGCACGGCAATGTGGCGGGCCCTGACAACTCGCTCCAGTCCCAGCCCTCGAACGCCATCCAGCACGCCCTGAAGAAGGAGGGCCTGGAGGTCGCCGACCTCGACCTGATCGAGATCAACGAGGCCTTCGCCGCCGTCGCGGTGCAGTCAATGAAGGACCTCGGGGTGTCATCGGAAAGGGTGAACGTCAACGGCGGAGCCATCGCCCTGGGTCACCCGATCGGTATGTCGGGTGCGCGGCTCGTCCTGCACCTGGCCCTGGAGCTGAAGCGGCGGGGCGGCGGCGTCGGCGCTGCGGCCCTGTGCGGCGGTGGCGGCCAGGGTGACGCACTGATCGTGCGGGTACCCAAGGCCTGA
- the meaB gene encoding methylmalonyl Co-A mutase-associated GTPase MeaB — translation MQDVSTLVAQAREGRPRAVARLISLVEGASPQLREVMETLAPLTGNAYVVGLTGSPGVGKSTSTSALVTAYRKQGKRVGVLAVDPSSPFSGGALLGDRVRMSDHASDPGVYIRSMATRGHLGGLAWAAPQAIRVLDAAGCDVVLVETVGVGQSEVEIASQADTSVVLLAPGMGDGIQAAKAGILEIGDVYVVNKADRDGADATARELNHMLGLGESRGPGDWRPPIVKTVAARAEGIDEVVEALEKHRAWMEERGVLTERRRARAAREVETIAVTALRERIADLHGDRRLGALAEKIVAGELDPYRAADELVEGLTGA, via the coding sequence ATGCAGGACGTCTCCACACTCGTCGCCCAGGCGAGAGAGGGCCGGCCGCGTGCCGTGGCCCGGCTGATCTCCTTGGTGGAGGGGGCGTCCCCGCAGCTCAGGGAGGTCATGGAGACGCTGGCGCCGCTCACGGGCAACGCGTATGTCGTCGGCCTCACGGGTTCGCCCGGAGTCGGCAAGTCGACATCCACGTCGGCGCTCGTGACGGCGTACCGCAAGCAGGGCAAGCGGGTCGGCGTCCTGGCCGTCGACCCGTCCTCGCCGTTCTCGGGCGGCGCGCTGCTGGGCGACCGGGTCCGGATGTCGGACCACGCGTCCGACCCCGGCGTCTACATCCGCTCGATGGCGACGCGCGGCCACCTGGGCGGCCTCGCGTGGGCCGCCCCGCAGGCGATCCGCGTCCTGGACGCCGCGGGCTGCGACGTGGTGCTCGTCGAGACGGTCGGGGTCGGCCAGTCGGAGGTGGAGATCGCCTCCCAGGCGGACACGAGCGTCGTCCTGCTGGCCCCGGGCATGGGTGACGGCATCCAGGCGGCCAAGGCGGGCATCCTGGAGATCGGCGACGTGTACGTCGTCAACAAGGCCGACCGTGACGGCGCCGACGCCACCGCCCGCGAGCTCAACCACATGCTCGGCCTCGGAGAGTCCCGCGGCCCCGGCGACTGGCGCCCGCCGATCGTCAAGACGGTCGCCGCCCGCGCCGAGGGCATCGACGAGGTCGTGGAGGCCCTGGAGAAGCACCGCGCCTGGATGGAGGAGCGCGGAGTCCTCACCGAACGCCGCCGCGCCCGCGCCGCCCGCGAGGTCGAGACCATCGCCGTCACGGCCCTGCGCGAACGCATCGCGGACCTGCACGGCGACCGCAGGCTCGGGGCACTGGCGGAGAAGATCGTCGCCGGGGAGCTGGACCCGTACCGGGCGGCGGACGAACTGGTGGAGGGGCTTACGGGGGCCTGA
- a CDS encoding sensor histidine kinase — MRRLFGSVRSRATLAATLVVAVALVAAGAAVLLSLRSNLIDQAGNDAERTAQNVVAQLVAGKPYDQLDIDDDSPVQVVDANGHLVAATEDLERISGTGTDAVQPQPRKGDTGGTGNTAGSGGEDADDDADDARADASDDDTAQDAGEIGEVSAFTDGSATIDGDTADYRFAAVPVETDDRGTLTVHAGGSLEAEQSAVNSALTVMLIGFPLLLGVVATVTWLVTRRALRPVEGIRREMAAITASEDLARRVPEPDTHDEVARLASTTNETLAALETSVERQRRFVADASHELRSPIASLRTQLEVGVAHPELLDVPGAVEDTVRLQRLAADLLLLARLDAGEGPGDKRVDLGEVARREARGRKNVAVEADVAEVAGSRGQLERVLGNLLDNAQRHARDAVTVTVGRDGDWVVAAVADDGGGVAEADRERIFERFVRLDEARTRDDGGAGLGLAIARDVAARHGGTLTVRDAPAGGALFELRLPLA, encoded by the coding sequence ATGAGAAGGCTCTTCGGCTCGGTCCGGTCGCGGGCCACACTCGCCGCCACCCTCGTCGTCGCCGTGGCGCTGGTCGCGGCCGGCGCGGCGGTCCTGCTGTCGCTGCGGTCCAACCTGATCGACCAGGCGGGCAACGACGCGGAGCGCACGGCGCAGAACGTCGTCGCCCAGCTCGTCGCCGGGAAGCCGTACGACCAGCTGGACATTGACGACGACAGCCCGGTCCAGGTGGTCGACGCGAACGGCCATCTCGTCGCGGCCACCGAGGACCTGGAGCGGATCAGCGGCACGGGCACCGACGCCGTGCAGCCGCAGCCGCGCAAGGGCGACACGGGGGGTACGGGCAACACCGCCGGGTCGGGCGGGGAGGACGCTGACGACGACGCGGACGACGCCAGGGCCGATGCCTCGGACGACGACACGGCCCAGGACGCCGGCGAGATCGGCGAGGTGAGCGCGTTCACCGACGGCTCGGCGACGATCGACGGCGACACCGCCGACTACCGCTTCGCCGCCGTCCCGGTGGAGACCGACGACCGGGGCACGCTCACCGTCCACGCCGGCGGCTCCCTGGAGGCCGAGCAGAGCGCCGTGAACTCCGCGCTCACCGTCATGCTGATCGGCTTCCCGCTGCTGCTCGGCGTCGTCGCGACCGTGACCTGGCTGGTCACCCGGCGCGCACTGCGCCCGGTCGAGGGCATCCGGCGCGAGATGGCCGCGATCACCGCGTCCGAGGACCTCGCCCGGCGCGTGCCGGAGCCGGACACCCACGACGAGGTCGCCAGGCTCGCCAGTACCACCAACGAGACGCTGGCCGCGCTGGAGACCTCCGTGGAGCGCCAGCGCCGGTTCGTCGCCGACGCCTCGCACGAACTGCGCAGCCCGATCGCGTCCCTGCGCACCCAGCTCGAAGTGGGCGTCGCCCATCCGGAGTTGCTGGACGTGCCGGGCGCGGTGGAGGACACCGTACGGCTGCAGCGTCTCGCCGCCGACCTGTTGCTGCTCGCCCGCCTGGACGCGGGGGAGGGGCCCGGCGACAAGCGGGTCGACCTGGGTGAGGTGGCGCGGCGGGAGGCGCGGGGCCGTAAGAACGTGGCCGTCGAGGCGGACGTCGCGGAGGTGGCCGGGTCGCGGGGGCAGTTGGAGCGGGTCCTGGGCAACCTGCTCGACAACGCCCAGCGGCACGCCCGGGACGCGGTCACCGTGACCGTCGGGCGGGACGGGGACTGGGTCGTGGCGGCCGTGGCCGACGACGGGGGCGGGGTGGCCGAGGCCGACCGGGAGCGGATCTTCGAGCGGTTCGTACGGCTGGACGAGGCCCGCACCCGCGACGACGGCGGCGCCGGGCTCGGACTCGCCATCGCCCGGGACGTGGCCGCACGCCACGGCGGCACTCTCACGGTCCGGGACGCCCCGGCAGGCGGCGCCCTGTTCGAACTCCGCCTGCCGCTCGCCTAG
- the mce gene encoding methylmalonyl-CoA epimerase, with the protein MLTRIDHIGIACFDLDKTVEFYRATYGFEVFHSEVNEEQGVREAMLKINETSDGGASYLQLLEPTRPDSTVAKWLDKNGEGVHHIAFGTADVDGDAADIKGKGVRVLYEEPRRGSMGSRITFLHPKDCHGVLTELVTSAPVESPEH; encoded by the coding sequence ATGCTGACGCGAATCGACCACATCGGGATCGCCTGTTTCGACCTGGACAAGACCGTGGAGTTCTACCGGGCCACCTACGGCTTCGAGGTGTTCCACTCCGAGGTCAACGAGGAGCAGGGCGTCCGCGAGGCCATGCTCAAGATCAACGAAACCTCCGACGGCGGCGCCTCCTACCTGCAGCTTCTCGAGCCCACCCGCCCGGACTCCACCGTCGCCAAGTGGCTCGACAAGAACGGTGAGGGTGTCCACCACATCGCTTTCGGTACGGCGGATGTGGACGGCGACGCCGCCGACATCAAGGGCAAGGGCGTACGCGTTCTGTACGAAGAGCCCCGGCGCGGCTCCATGGGGTCACGAATCACCTTCCTGCACCCAAAGGATTGCCATGGAGTACTGACAGAACTGGTCACATCGGCGCCTGTTGAGTCACCTGAGCACTGA
- a CDS encoding PepSY domain-containing protein, producing the protein MKRNIVIATVTAAALVGGGTVAAYASADDGNAPTQRQTNVRVADDDRSDDADDRDDDATDDRSEAADDRSDDATEVRVSKISAADAIAAALKNTPGTAVSADRDDDGAGAWDVNVVKGDGTEYNVQVSPDTAKVVGAQRDDDDDNDGREDLAALKGASVDAREAAEAGAAKGTVTDVDLDDDGPAAWSVETTKGEWKVDLKTGKVTQDHDDDTAQDNAQDDRDGDDD; encoded by the coding sequence ATGAAGCGCAACATCGTCATCGCCACCGTCACCGCTGCGGCTCTGGTCGGCGGCGGCACCGTCGCGGCCTACGCGTCGGCCGACGACGGCAACGCGCCCACCCAGCGTCAGACGAACGTCCGGGTCGCCGACGACGACCGGAGCGACGACGCCGACGACCGCGACGACGACGCGACCGACGACCGCAGCGAGGCCGCGGACGACCGGAGCGACGACGCCACCGAGGTCCGCGTCTCCAAGATCAGCGCCGCCGACGCGATCGCCGCCGCGCTGAAGAACACGCCGGGCACGGCCGTCTCCGCCGACCGGGACGACGACGGCGCCGGCGCCTGGGACGTGAACGTCGTCAAGGGCGACGGCACCGAGTACAACGTCCAGGTCTCCCCCGACACCGCCAAGGTCGTCGGCGCCCAGCGCGACGACGACGATGACAACGACGGCCGCGAGGACCTCGCCGCGCTGAAGGGCGCGAGCGTGGACGCCCGCGAGGCCGCCGAGGCCGGCGCGGCGAAGGGCACCGTCACCGACGTCGACCTGGACGACGACGGCCCCGCCGCCTGGAGCGTGGAGACCACCAAGGGCGAGTGGAAGGTCGACCTCAAGACGGGCAAGGTCACCCAGGACCACGACGACGACACCGCCCAGGACAACGCTCAGGACGACCGCGACGGCGACGACGACTGA
- a CDS encoding MarR family winged helix-turn-helix transcriptional regulator: METETATRWLTDAEQCAWRTHLEVNRLLTYQLEKDLQPFGLTMNDYEILVNLSESEDVRMRMSDLASATLQSKSRLSHQITRMENANLVRRENCESDRRGLYAVLTDHGMETMKKVAPHHVASVRRHFIDLLSTDALAELDKGLKPIAEHLRGQRGRP, translated from the coding sequence ATGGAGACCGAGACGGCCACCCGCTGGCTGACCGATGCGGAGCAGTGCGCCTGGCGCACCCACCTGGAGGTCAACAGGCTGTTGACGTACCAGCTCGAAAAAGACCTGCAGCCGTTCGGCCTGACTATGAACGACTACGAGATCCTGGTGAACCTCTCCGAGTCGGAGGACGTACGGATGCGGATGAGCGACCTCGCGTCGGCCACCCTCCAGTCCAAGAGCCGCCTCTCCCACCAGATCACCCGTATGGAGAACGCGAACCTGGTCCGACGTGAGAACTGCGAGTCCGACCGCCGCGGCCTCTACGCCGTCCTCACCGACCACGGCATGGAGACGATGAAGAAGGTCGCGCCGCACCATGTGGCGTCCGTGCGCAGGCACTTCATCGACCTGCTGTCCACCGACGCCCTGGCCGAGCTCGACAAGGGCCTGAAGCCGATCGCGGAGCACCTGCGCGGGCAGCGCGGACGTCCGTGA